The proteins below come from a single Rosa rugosa chromosome 2, drRosRugo1.1, whole genome shotgun sequence genomic window:
- the LOC133729673 gene encoding uncharacterized protein LOC133729673, with protein sequence MNDKSQLMNQPPPPMMSLSQAQAMSQPPPMMAQPPPPQMMAPSSQAMAAAVQQQQMMMNSQSQPLMMNRSYKAWPPQQQQQQQQFVAAQKPPQSNLGRNNWKGKKGNDKRRMEKNVPNLPLSGGQSSSGGGYNIPNLPLSGGQSSGGGGGGGGYIPPTLNELQSQNRMKARKFYPKKKFNNRFAPYAPRNTTSFIIRAKKSGGIASLVSPCPVTPAVLPTPIFSPSREVLGDTAKEEWGVDGYGSMKGLIRLRSPGNDDDEEGGGGSSESDVEEHVEVERRLDHDLSRFEMIYPNYSGVEYNNVLENRVDDQDTHIAQLEEENLTLKERLFLMERELGDLRRRMLFLERRHHVMEEVNEEVVENGSENDSDGGSDVPHMGIGGESNIEVVDYVSRNGGVRDVSLEEYVHGEMNLKENEVKDEVRNEVVGNEEIERKNEGRRNDLVGDGVVSEKVEEVRNEFIMNKVIANKTELVSSEVETKNENEFMQGQVNIEKAEDMVIACHEKNETKVMRNEVETKLENELMRGQMNAEKDEEMGTSCTENIKTEGQVKNEVETKNESELMQCQTNAQRDEEMGIASTEKSIGVGD encoded by the coding sequence ATGAACGATAAGTCACAGTTGATGAATCAGCCCCCGCCGCCGATGATGAGTCTGAGCCAAGCTCAAGCCATGAGCCAGCCGCCGCCGATGATGGCtcagccgccgccgccgcagaTGATGGCTCCGTCTTCTCAAGCCATGGCTGCTGCTGTTCAGCAGCAACAGATGATGATGAACAGTCAATCTCAGCCGTTGATGATGAACCGGAGCTACAAGGCTTGGCCgccgcagcagcagcagcagcagcaacagttCGTCGCCGCCCAGAAGCCGCCGCAGTCGAATCTGGGAAGGAATAATTGGAAGGGTAAGAAGGGAAATGACAAGCGGAGAATGGAGAAAAACGTTCCCAATTTGCCCCTGAGCGGTGGCCAGAGCAGTAGCGGAGGAGGGTATAATATTCCCAATTTGCCCCTGAGTGGTGGCCAGAGcagcggaggaggaggaggaggaggagggtaTATACCTCCGACGCTAAACGAGTTACAGTCACAGAATCGAATGAAAGCTCGGAAATTTTACCCCAAAAAGAAGTTTAACAATAGGTTTGCGCCTTACGCCCCAAGGAACACGACGTCGTTTATCATTAGAGCTAAGAAGTCCGGTGGGATTGCCTCGCTGGTTTCGCCTTGTCCGGTGACCCCTGCCGTGCTCCCCACGCCCATTTTCTCGCCGTCGAGGGAGGTTTTGGGGGACACGGCGAAGGAGGAGTGGGGTGTGGATGGGTATGGGTCGATGAAAGGGTTGATTCGGCTTCGGTCTCCCgggaatgatgatgatgaggagggAGGGGGTGGGTCGAGTGAGAGTGATGTGGAGGAGCATGTGGAGGTGGAGAGGAGGTTGGACCATGATTTGAGCCGGTTCGAGATGATATACCCGAATTACAGTGGGGTTGAGTATAATAATGTGCTGGAGAATAGAGTGGATGATCAGGATACACACATTGCTCAGTTGGAGGAAGAGAATTTGACTTTGAAGGAGAGGCTGTTCTTGATGGAGAGGGAGTTGGGGGACTTGAGGAGGAGGATGTTGTTTCTTGAGAGGAGGCACCATGTGATGGAGGAGGTTAATGAGGAGGTTGTGGAGAACGGGTCGGAGAACGATAGTGATGGAGGGTCGGATGTGCCCCATATGGGCATAGGGGGAGAGAGCAACATTGAGGTGGTAGATTATGTGTCCAGAAACGGTGGGGTTAGGGATGTTTCGCTGGAAGAATATGTGCATGGTGAAATGAATTTAAAGGAAAATGAGGTCAAAGATGAAGTGAGAAATGAGGTTGTAGGTAATGAAGAGATTGAACGTAAGAACGAGGGAAGAAGGAATGACCTTGTAGGTGATGGGGTCGTTTCAGAGAAGGTTGAGGAAGTGAGGAATGAGTTTATAATGAACAAAGTAATTGCAAATAAAACTGAGCTGGTGAGTAGTGAAGTTGAGACAAAGAATGAGAATGAGTTTATGCAGGGTCAGGTGAACATAGAGAAGGCTGAAGACATGGTAATTGCCTGCCATGAGAAGAATGAAACTAAAGTTATGAGAAATGAAGTTGAGACCAAGCTTGAAAATGAGTTGATGCGCGGTCAGATGAATGCAGAGAAGGATGAAGAAATGGGAACTTCATGTACAGAGAATATTAAGACCGAGGGTCAGGTGAAGAATGAAGTTGAGACGAAGAATGAGAGTGAGTTGATGCAGTGTCAGACGAATGCACAGAGGGATGAAGAAATGGGAATTGCCAGCACAGAGAAGAGCATTGGCGTCGGTGACTAA
- the LOC133733120 gene encoding probable plastid-lipid-associated protein 12, chloroplastic produces the protein MALRAHTVTSAPTFHSRQFQRPTFPPATTLRFRNSSPTRANSLTAEQVSFTEEENSLVEALIGIQGRGRSASPQQLNEVESAVKVLEALQGVPEPTSSSLIEGRWQLMFTTRPGTASPIQRTFVGVDFFSVFQEVYLQTKDKRVSNIVKFSDAIGELKVEAEASIKDGKRILFRFDKAAFSFKFLPFKVPYPVPFRLLGDEAKGWLDTTYLSQSGNLRISRGNKGTTFVLQKKAEPRQRLLSVISTGTGVKEAIEEFISLNQNIGDLELQEGEWQMVWSSQEETDSWIENAANGLMGTQIVKGNEQIKFVVDAFLGLKFSISGTLVKSGSRTYDVTMDDAAIIGGGFGYPLEELGSKFELELLYSDDKIRISRGYNKILFVHIRTDGLKQN, from the exons atgGCTCTCAGAGCTCACACAGTGACGTCAGCACCGACCTTCCATTCCCGCCAATTCCAAAGGCCCACATTCCCGCCCGCAACTACTCTTCGCTTCAGAAACTCTTCACCAACCCGAGCGAACTCTCTCACCGCCGAACAAGTTTCCTTCACGGAGGAAGAGAACTCCCTCGTCGAAGCCCTCATCGGAATCCAAGGCCGCGGCCGCTCCGCCTCTCCGCAACAACTCAAT GAGGTTGAGAGTGCAGTGAAGGTTCTTGAAGCTCTGCAAGGAGTTCCTGAGCCG ACAAGCTCGAGTTTAATTGAAGGGAGGTGGCAATTGATGTTCACTACAAGACCTGGAACTGCCTCTCCAATCCAA AGAACATTTGTGGGGGTGGACTTCTTTAGTGTATTTCAAGAGGTTTATCTTCAGACAAAGGATAAGCGTGTGTCTAATATTGTAAAGTTCTCTGATGCAATAGGTGAGCTAAAAGTAGAG GCAGAAGCATCAATCAAAGATGGAAAGCGAATACTTTTTAGATTCGACAAAGCAGCCTTTTCGTTTAAATTTTTACCATTTAAGGTTCCATATCCAGTGCCATTCAGACTTCTTGGAGATGAGGCAAAGGGTTGGTTGGATACCACATATCTGTCCCAATCTGGCAATCTTCGTATCTCACGAGGAAATAAG GGAACAACATTTGTTCTGCAAAAGAAAGCTGAACCTAGGCAAAGACTATTGTCAGTCATCTCGACTGGTACAGGAGTTAAAGAG GCAATCGAGGAGTTTATCTCCTTAAATCAAAACATAGGTGATTTGGAACTCCAAGAGGGAGAATGGCAAATGGTTTGGAGTTCACAG GAAGAGACGGATAGTTGGATCGAGAATGCTGCCAATGGTCTTATGGGCACACAA ATTGTCAAGGGAAATGAACAAATAAAGTTTGTGGTTGACGCTTTCCTTGGGCTCAAATTCTCCATATCTGGAACCCTCGT CAAATCTGGCTCCCGCACTTATGATGTTACAATGGATGATGCAGCCATCATTGGTGGTGGCTTTGGATATCCCCTAGAAGAGCTAGGAAGCAAGTTTGAACTAGAATTGCT ATATAGCGATGACAAGATCAGAATTAGCCGGGGATATAATAAAATACTCTTTGTGCATATACGAACTGATGGTTTGAAACAGAATTAG
- the LOC133733119 gene encoding FT-interacting protein 7-like: MANQKKEDFSVKETKPSIRAKQPLNGPTTSFDLVEEMLYLYVKIEKARLPVLDHSLLQVELKIGNYRGAATAEVKNPQGEFLWYRVFAFTKSRLQDTRVQVLVKDGVNVVGECSFGVSDALRRVPPDPPLSPQWYELVAQKGNAKGELMMAFWTGTQADEVYNSASHSDAAVDLSHEGLLSIRPSVYYTPRLWYLRVNVIGVQDLVLNDINNREQPAQIYVKARVPLCELSTRACSTKTADPKWNEDLMFVVAEPFGETLDVGVFELKKDASLPSEEQKKYGKYEVLLGSCRIPLKNVGKRNDRSPAASLWYDLKVIEGEGMNARFASKINMRISLDGGYHVFDEPTEFSSDLRPSAKILWKPAVGMFELGIMSASGLSPIMPKTSVDAFCVAKYGPKWVRTRTVVDNCSPKWNEQYMWEVYDHCTVITIAVFQNKYLLNWERNLDREIGKVRIRLSNLEFDKVYTNSHPLVSLEPYGVMKRGELQLSYRFCSTSKLNVYHSYTQALWPKLHYVLPLSVAQIHRLRPQAVKLTESRLQKAESPLSPEVVQYVLDDNKHKFSLRRAKANFLRCMKLLERFSLYRQWFDRLRKWTNPLHNAVFIISLIEVTWFPWMALASMFFMLSGIGAWGYWKRPKQLPHIDTELSQVYSVHPDEIAEEFDSFPTSATGNILTIRYHRLQGIILNVQTTLGDIASTGERVQSLLSWRDKKATLLALIFFFFAGMVFYIYPFSVRSLVFWTILYMIRHPMLRIDLPSYFHNFIRRMPSKIDSML, from the coding sequence ATGGCTAatcaaaagaaagaagattTTTCTGTCAAGGAGACCAAACCCTCCATCCGTGCCAAGCAGCCGCTGAACGGTCCCACCACCTCCTTTGATCTTGTGGAGGAGATGCTGTATCTATATGTTAAGATTGAGAAAGCCAGACTACCCGTGCTTGATCACAGTCTCCTCCAAGTTGAACTGAAGATTGGGAACTACAGAGGAGCAGCAACAGCCGAGGTGAAAAATCCACAGGGGGAGTTCCTATGGTACCGGGTGTTTGCTTTCACCAAAAGCAGACTTCAAGATACAAGGGTGCAGGTTTTGGTGAAAGATGGTGTAAATGTCGTCGGCGAGTGTAGCTTTGGTGTATCAGATGCATTGAGGAGAGTACCACCTGATCCTCCATTGTCACCTCAGTGGTATGAACTGGTGGCCCAAAAAGGGAATGCTAAAGGAGAGTTGATGATGGCATTTTGGACTGGGACACAGGCTGATGAGGTCTATAATAGTGCTTCGCATTCTGATGCAGCAGTAGATCTAAGCCATGAGGGTTTATTGAGTATTCGTCCAAGCGTGTATTATACACCAAGGTTATGGTACCTCAGAGTTAATGTAATTGGAGTTCAGGATCTGGTGCTTAATGACATCAACAACAGAGAACAGCCGGCACAGATTTATGTAAAAGCTCGTGTTCCGCTTTGTGAATTGAGCACTAGAGCTTGTTCAACCAAGACCGCGGATCCTAAGTGGAATGAGGACTTGATGTTTGTGGTTGCGGAACCATTTGGTGAAACTTTGGATGTGGGAGTCTTTGAGCTAAAGAAAGATGCATCACTTCCTTCTGAGGAGCAAAAGAAATATGGGAAATATGAGGTACTTTTAGGGAGTTGTAGGATTCCTTTGAAGAATGTGGGGAAGAGGAATGATAGATCACCGGCTGCTAGTCTGTGGTATGATCTTAAGGTAATAGAGGGTGAGGGGATGAATGCGAGATTTGCTAGTAAGATTAATATGAGGATCAGTTTGGATGGCGGATATCATGTTTTCGATGAGCCTACTGAGTTTTCTAGTGATCTTAGGCCGTCGGCAAAGATATTGTGGAAGCCAGCAGTCGGGATGTTTGAACTGGGAATTATGAGCGCCTCTGGATTGTCCCCAATAATGCCTAAGACTAGTGTAGACGCTTTCTGTGTCGCCAAATATGGGCCAAAGTGGGTGAGGACAAGAACAGTTGTTGATAATTGTTCTCCAAAGTGGAATGAACAATATATGTGGGAAGTCTATGATCATTGTACAGTCATAACTATTGCAGTTTTCCAAAATAAGTACTTGCTCAATTGGGAAAGAAACCTTGATCGGGAAATTGGAAAAGTAAGGATTCGGCTATCCAATCTTGAATTTGATAAAGTTTACACAAATTCCCATCCCCTTGTGAGTCTAGAACCTTATGGGGTGATGAAGAGAGGTGAACTTCAATTGTCTTATCGATTTTGTTCTACATCTAAGTTGAATGTGTACCATAGTTATACACAAGCCCTTTGGCCCAAACTGCATTATGTTCTTCCACTATCAGTAGCTCAGATTCACAGACTAAGGCCTCAAGCTGTTAAGCTTACAGAATCAAGGTTGCAGAAGGCTGAGTCACCACTAAGCCCAGAGGTTGTGCAGTATGTGTTGGATGATAATAAGCATAAGTTTAGTCTCCGAAGAGCTAAAGCTAATTTTTTGAGGTGTATGAAACTTTTAGAGCGTTTCTCACTTTACAGACAGTGGTTTGATCGGCTGCGGAAATGGACTAATCCATTGCATAATGCTGTCTTTATAATTTCCCTCATTGAGGTCACTTGGTTCCCTTGGATGGCACTGGCTTCTATGTTTTTCATGCTTTCCGGTATAGGGGCTTGGGGTTACTGGAAGAGGCCTAAACAACTTCCTCATATAGACACTGAATTGTCTCAGGTTTATAGCGTCCACCCTGATGAGATTGCTGAAGAGTTTGATTCATTTCCAACAAGTGCAACTGGGAACATTTTGACGATCAGATATCATCGACTCCAAGGCATTATATTGAATGTTCAGACAACGCTTGGTGACATTGCAAGTACAGGGGAGAGGGTGCAGTCTTTGTTGAGTTGGAGGGATAAAAAAGCTACACTTCTTGCTCtgatcttctttttctttgctgGGATGGTGTTTTACATTTACCCTTTTAGCGTGCGAAGCCTTGTTTTCTGGACTATATTGTATATGATCAGGCATCCAATGCTTCGTATTGACCTCCCTTCATATTTCCACAACTTCATTAGGAGGATGCCATCAAAGATAGACAGCATGCTATGA
- the LOC133733121 gene encoding peroxidase N-like codes for MKRSFSSFIHLRRCFLVVMILFALSSVVKAQLSTDFYQQTCPNLLKIVRTEVQNAIKSEMRMAASLLRLHFHDCFVNGCDASILLDLPDGEKSAFPNVNSARGFEVIDAIKSSVESACSGVVSCADILTIAARDSVVLSGGNSWKVLLGRRDGLVANQTGANVGLPSPFDTLDVIISKFANVSLNVTDVVALSGAHTIGLARCATFSNRLFNFQGTGGPDSTLDSSMATDLQNLCPVTSDGNNTAVLDRNSTDLFDNHYFQNLLTGKGLLSSDQLLISSDLADTTSTKSLVQSYSSNSNLFLTDFANSMIKMGSISPLTGSAGEIRKNCRVVNS; via the exons ATGAAAAGGTCATTCAGCAGTTTCATTCATCTTCGTCGTTGTTTTTTGGTAGTTATGATCTTATTTGCATTGAGTTCGGTTGTGAAAGCCCAATTGAGTACGGATTTCTACCAGCAAACATGTCCAAATCTTCTCAAAATCGTCCGGACAGAGGTTCAGAATGCTATCAAATCCGAAATGCGAATGGCTGCTTCGTTGCTTCGGCTTCACTTCCACGACTGCTTTGTCAAC GGTTGTGATGCGTCGATACTACTCGATTTACCTGATGGTGAGAAGTCTGCCTTTCCGAACGTGAATTCAGCGAGAGGGTTTGAAGTTATCGATGCAATCAAGAGCTCCGTGGAGAGTGCATGTAGTGGAGTTGTTTCTTGTGCTGATATACTAACCATAGCTGCCCGAGATTCTGTGGTCTTA AGTGGAGGAAATTCATGGAAAGTTTTGCTGGGAAGAAGAGACGGGTTAGTGGCAAACCAGACAGGAGCAAACGTTGGGCTTCCTTCTCCATTTGACACGCTTGATGTCATCATTTCCAAGTTCGCCAATGTAAGCCTAAATGTCACAGACGTGGTAGCCTTATCAG GAGCTCATACAATTGGGTTAGCAAGGTGTGCAACTTTCAGCAACAGATTGTTCAACTTCCAGGGAACAGGTGGTCCAGACAGCACGTTAGATTCAAGTATGGCAACTGATCTACAGAACCTATGCCCTGTGACCAGCGACGGAAACAACACTGCGGTTCTTGATCGGAACTCTACAGATTTATTCGACAACCATTACTTTCAGAACTTGCTCACCGGAAAGGGCCTTCTCAGTTCTGATCAGCTTTTAATTTCTAGTGATTTAGCCGATACAACAAGTACCAAGAGCTTGGTCCAAAGCTATAGCTCTAATTCCAACCTTTTCCTGACAGATTTTGCTAATTCTATGATCAAAATGGGAAGTATAAGTCCACTCACCGGGTCTGCTGGAGAGATAAGAAAGAACTGCAGGGTTGTTAATTCTTGA